Proteins from one Cryptomeria japonica chromosome 4, Sugi_1.0, whole genome shotgun sequence genomic window:
- the LOC131874954 gene encoding putative disease resistance protein At5g47280, translating to MGGGDKTTLALALCDDPHIKGCFANIVFITVSQSPNLKGILKILWEKIFGKNVAEFQNVEDARMELQQRFLRQSKPTLVVLDDVWSRADLEILLFEAPGYKTLITTRDTSTIPRNASTRLYQWPLLNKEDSLSFFCLSAFGQTSIPSTADANLVTEVQAEPGVLAQIILKQRANVEFLKTSLIKRV from the exons ATGGGCGGTGGTGACAAAACGACTTTGGCCTTGGCTTTATGTGATGATCCCCACATCAAAG GTTGTTTCGCAAATATAGTTTTCATCACTGTTTCACAATCCCCAAATCTGAAGGGAATTTTAAAGATTTTATGGGAGAAGATCTTTGGGAAGAATGTAGCTGAGTTTCAGAATGTGGAAGATGCACGTATGGAGCTTCAGCAGCGGTTTTTAAGGCAGTCTAAACCAACTTTGGTGGTGTTGGATGATGTTTGGTCCAGAGCTGATTTGGAAATATTACTATTTGAAGCTCCAGGATACAAAACCCTCATCACAACCAGAGATACTTCTACCATCCCCAGAAACGCATCTACTCGGCTGTATCAATGGCCATTGTTAAACAAAGAGGATTCTCTCTCTTTTTTCTGCTTATCGGCATTTGGACAGACATCAATTCCAAGTACGGCAGATGCAAATCTAGTCACAGAG GTGCAAGCCGAACCTGGAGTTTTAGCTCAAATTATTTTAAAGCAAAGAGCGAATGTGGAGTTTCTCAAGACAAGCCTGATAAAGCGAGTTTAG